AGCCCATTCCCTCACCCCATGCCTGCACGATCGCAGGCGGGAGATACCCCTGAGCGGTGAGCTTCACCCCTTCCTGGCCGATGATCTGCAGCAGCAACTGGAAGGGAGCGGCGATCTCCGCCACCGCCCTCGGGTTCGGCTCTTCCGGTGTCGTCCATTCCGGTCCCCGGAGAAACTCCTCCACGAGCAGCGGACGTCCGCGGAACATGTCGAGGACTCCCTGGAACCCCGCCGCCAGGGCGGGACGGGGCCCGAACAGCGCAGCCAGATTCACATTCACCCTGTCCGCGTCGAACTCGTCCGGATGCCAGTCCTCGTCCAACCAGTCCCGCAGCTCGACCGGATCGAACCACGCACTGTCAAAGGTGTCGGGTCGGCCAGCCCGGACCCACCGCGCCATCTCCGCATAGCCACCGGTTCCGCCGCAGTCCTCCGGGGGACACGCCTTCCGGCCGGTGACACAGAGGGGGACCTCGGGGACGTCCGCGACACCGACAAACACCTCCTCCACCTTGATCCGGTGATCCCATCCGTCCCCGAAGTCATAGTCATAACGGAGGATGTCGCCGACCTCGTGGATGATCTGATCCAGCCGCACCTCACCCTCCCAGACGCCCTCCTCCTTCTCGGAGACCTGGAAATTGTTGAGCAGCTCCCGACGATCGAACTGCGTGCCCGTCCAGAACTGGTGCAGGTGGGAATCGAACCAGCCCATCGCCTCCTGCAGCACCTCATGCACCCGGTCCATGGTCAGTGCCCCGGGGATGACCAGGCGACGCCACACCGGCGGGCTCGTGTCCAGCAGATCCACCCGAACTCGGAAGGCCACCGGACTCGATGGCGGATCGGCTATCTCAGGACTACGGCGGGGAGGCAGATCAAACCAGAACGAGGTCGGTGACGTCATGCCCCAAGCACACCACGGGCCAGCACTGTGCGCCACCACCTCCGCCGCCACGCCCATTTTCGGAACATCATCGTTGCCGAATCACCGAAAATGCCTATCATGGGGGACAGCGCACCGCCGAGACGGTGGGTGCGACAACGACGAAAGGATCGAAGAAACCATGGCAGTCTACGAACTTCCCGCACTTGATTACGCTTTTGATGCGCTTGAGCCGCACATCTCCGCCGAGATCATGGAGCTGCACCATGACAAGCACCACGCCACCTACGTGGCCGGTGCCAACGCAGCTCTCCGAGGCTCTCGAGGAGGAGCGCAACGGCGAGGCCAACCCGGACAAGATCCGCGCCCTGTCCAAGAACCTGGCGTTCAACCTGGGTGGCCACACCAACCACTCCATCTTCTGGAAGAACCTCTCCCCCAACGGTGGCGGTGAGCCGACCGGTGAGCTGGCTGACGCCATCACCCGTGACTTCGGTTCCTTCGACAAGTTCAAGGCCCACTTCACCGGTGCCGCCATGGGCCTGCAGGGCTCCGGCTGGGCCGTCCTCGGCTACGACCACATCGCCGGTCGCCTCATCATCGAGCAGCTGACCGACCAGCAGGGCAACATCTCCATCAACTTCACCCCGCTGCTCATGCTCGACATGTGGGAGCACGCCTTCTACCTGCAGTACAAGAACGTCAAGGCTGACTACGTCAAGGCAGTCTGGAACGTCTTCAACTGGGACGACGTAGCCGAGCGCCTCGCCGAGGCCGCCAAGTAACCCGTTCCACCGCTGACCGCCGTTCCCCTTACCGGGGGCGGCGGTTTCTGCGATTCACGGGTCCCGTTATCCCGCTGCTGTCCCAGGCCCGCGCATCCTGTCCCGAAAAGACGGGATTCCGCCGTCAGTCAGAGCCAGGTGCGCGAGCCTGGGACGGCGGTGCCCGGCCGTTCAGCCAACCCCCATGACGAAGGCCCGGAACTGGTCCACGGGTGGGGCGGGGTCGGACCCGGCGCGCCACACCAGGCCCAGTTCCCGGTGGGCGGGCGGGTCGAGGGGGCGCAGGACGATGCCGTGGGGCGCGAGGTAGGGGTCGTCGAGAGGGAGGAGGGCCACGCCGAGGCCGGCGGAGACGAGGCCGGCGACGGTGGTCAGCTCCATGGACTCGAAGACCAGGCGCGGGGTGAAGCCGGTGTCGCCGGCGAGGCGGTCGAGCAGCAGGCGGGTGCCGTAGCCGGGGAGCATGCCGATGAAGTTCTCGCCGGCGGCGGCCCGCAGGTCGACCGGTTGGGGCCCGGCCTCCGCCAGCGGGTGGTCCTCGGGGACGGCGAGGGCGAGGCGCTGGAGGCGCAGCTGGTGCCAGCCGAGGTCCTGCCCGACGCCGGCCGGGCGGGGGCCGACGAGGGCGACGTCGGCGGCGTCGGCACGCACGCGGTCGACGAGGTCTAGGGAGGCGCCCTGGTGGAGGCGGAAGTCGACGCCGGGGTGGAGGGTGCGGTAGTCGCGGAGGAGGTCGGGGACGAGCCAGGTGCCCAGGGAGTGCATGAAGTCGAGGCGGACGGTGCCGCGTTCGGGGTCCATGAGGCGGGCGACCTTGGCGGTGCCGTCGGCGAGTTCGGTGACCATGGCCCGGGCGTGCGGGAGGAAGGCACGGCCGCGGGTGTTGAGTGTCATGCGGCGGCCGGCGCGGTCGAAGAGGTCGGCGCCGAGGGCGCGTTCGATGCGCCGGATGCGGCGGGTGAGCGTGGGTTGGGGGACGGCGAGGGTGGCCGCGGTGTCGGTGAGGTGGCCGGATTCGGCGACGGCGATGAATCCGCGCAGGTCGGTGGGGGTGAACTCACTCATGCACAAAGCGTATCCAAACCAACGAGAAATGTCATTTTACACATGAGACTAGGTGGGGGACGATGGTGGGCATGAGTGAGACGTATGAGGGCCTGCGACGGGGCGACCGCGATTACCGGCGGGCCGTCCTGGCCATGCTGGCCGCCGGCCTGGCCTCCTTCAACGCGCTCTATGCCACGCAGGCGCTGCTGCCCATCCTCGTCGACGACCTCGGCATGACCCCCACCGGCGCGGCGCTGACCGTGTCGGCGACGACGGGCATGCTCGCCATCTGCATCGTCCCCGCCTCGATCCTGTCCGAGCGTTTCGGTCGCGGCCGGATCCTCGTCATCTCCGCGCTGCTGGCCACCGCGATCGGCCTCGGCCTGCCGCTGGCCCCAGACGGCGCAACCCTCATCGCGCTGCGCGCACTCCAGGGCATCGCCGCCGCCGGCGTCCCGGCCGTGGCCATGACGTGGCTGTCCGAGGAGATCCACCCCGCCGACCTGGGGCGGGCGATGGGTGTCTACGTGGCGGGCACGACCGTGGGCGGGCTCACCGGCCGTCTCATCCCGGCGGGCATGCTCGAGCTCGTCGACTGGCGGGTGGCGGTGCTGGTCAGTTCCAGCGTCGCGCTGGCGATCGCACTGGTCATGGCGGTGCTGCTGCCCCACCAGCGGCGTTTCCACCCGAAGAAGATCCGGTTCGGGTCCGAGCTGGCGGCGATGCTCGGCCATCTGCGCAATCCGCAGCTGGTGGCGTTGTTCGCCACGGCGTTCCTGGGCATGGGTGTGTTCGTGTCCATGTACAACTTCTTCGGTTTCCGCATGATCGACCATTTCGGGCTCTCCCCCGCGCTGGTGGGTCTGGTGTTCGTCATGTACCTGTCCGGCACGTGGAGTGCGGCGCGCGCCGGTGTCATCGCCGACCGGCACGGCCGAGGTCCCACGATGACGATGTGCACGGTCCTGTTGCTGGTCGGTGCGCTGGCGTGTGCGTCCGGTTGGCTGCCGCTGGCGCTGTTCGGGCTGCTGGTGTTCACGGCGTCGTTCTTCGCCATGCACTCCATCGCCTCGAGCTGGATCGGGCTGGCGGCGACCTCGCACCGCGCGGAGGCCTCCAGCATGTACCTGTTCAGCTACTACGCCGGTTCCTCGCTCATCGGCGCGGCGGCGGGCCTGGTCTTCGCCCGGTTGTCGTGGACCGGGTTCGTGCTCACGCTGTCGGCGGTCCTGCTGCTGCTCGTGGGTGTCGCGCTGCTCGCGGGCCGCCGCGAACGCCGCAGCACGATCCTCTCGGACTAGAGCCGGGGAGTGCCCGGCGCACCGCGTCGCAGCCAGTCCCGCACCGCCGCGGTGGCCCGGCAGTCGTCACCGTTGTAGCGCAGGAGGCGTTCGCGCATCTCCATCGCCTGCGTATCGACGCCGCGCGCCAACCTCCGCGCATTCACCGATTCCTCCCCGTCGAAATCACCGTCCGCCCACGTGTACCCCGCCTCCGGGGCCACGACCTTGAGGCCGAGGCCGAAGGGGCCGATGAGCTGGGAGCGCACCGTGCGGAACAGGTCGATCCACTCGTCGGAGGCGATGAACTCGGCGACCTCCTGCTCATCGGGCACGACCACGTCGCCGTAGCGGCGACCGCCGAAACGCCGGGCGCTCATGGTCAGCCAGTGGTTCTCGCCGTGGTTGGACCAGCAGTAGGCCGCGAAGCTCAGTCCCAGGTCGTGTGCCTGCGCCCGGCGGGCCTGCAGCCAGGCCCAGAAGCGGGCGAAGTTCTCCGCCTCGTCGTCCCCGCCGAGCGGGGTCCACGTGGCGAAGGGGTGGTACTCCGCCCCGTCGAACGCTCCCCACAGGTAGGCGCCCTGGTCGAGATAGGCCTCCATGTCGACGTCGATCTCGACGTCGGCACGCGGGGCGGTGACCGTGTCCGTCCGGCGCAGCAGGGGCACCCCGTCGCGCCACGCCCGGGCCAGGCGGCTCGGTTCACCGAGGTCCGCGTCGATGAGCCCGGTGACGGTGGTGATGCCCCGGTCCCGGAAGGCCCGGGCGCGGTCGCCGGGCAGGAACAGGCTGATGTCGTCCATGGCGACGAGCTCAGGTTCGCACATCGGCCAGAACCGGCAGCTGGCGCACTCCTTGACCCGGCGCGGCACGGTGGGCAGCCGCTCCGGGGTGATCTCGGCCAGGGCGGCAGTGAGCGCAGGCTGCAGCGGTGCGGTCGGGGTGAGGAAGGCGCGGGTACGGTCCTGTCCGATGGCCGCGCCCCACCCGCCGTCGACGCCGAGGTCCTCGAGCGCCCGGGCCGCCAGGGCCAGCCGGTAACCGTCGGCGACGTGGTGGCGCAGGCGGTAGGGGGCGTCGAGCGGCCCGCCGAGGCCGAGGCGGGCGGTGGCGATGACGGGGGTGGCCTCACCCTCGGCAGAGCGGGCCACCCGGTGATTGCTCACGATCACCGGCAGGTAGGTCCCGTCCGGTTGCCGGGCGAGGATGTCCACGTCCACCCGCCAGCTGTCGGTGGCGAACACGGCACCGGTGATGAGGGTCGCCTGCGCCGCGACGGCCTCCAGCGTGGCGAGCTCGGCGCCGAAGGAGTCGCCGTCGAGGGGGACGGGCGGGATGTCGATACGCAGGAAACGCCGGGCCCGGCTGTCACCGCGGGCGGGGCCCACGGGCAGGCGCTCCCACACGGCGCGGCGGGCCAGCCCCGCACGCTCCCCACGCATCAGGGCGGGCCGGGTGCGGGGCACCTCCGGGTGCCGACTCCGCTGCACCAGGCGGTACCGGCAGCCGACCAGATCGGCGGCCGTGACCCGGCGGCTGGAACCTCGTGCACTCACAATGGCGTGAGCATAACCCACCGGCACAGGTAGTGTTGAACCAGAACAACCAGTCCGCACTGAACTTCAGGAAAGTAAGGTCCCGAACACCATGGGCATTCTCGAGACGATCCGCAAGAGCCGCGCCAGGACCAAGGCCGAGATCAAGGCCGCGAAAGTCCGGGCACGCAGTGAGACCAAGGAAGCCGCGAAGCTCGAACTCAAGCGGGAACAGTTGTTGGCCAAGGCCGAGAAGAATCTTCTCAAGGAAGAGAAGAAGGGCCTGAAGGCGAAGCGCAAGCACGAACGCAAGATGGCGGAGAAGACCCTCGAACAGATGAAACAGGGCCGCATCAACTCCAACAACTTCAAGCGTTACGCCGGTGTCGCCCGCCTCGCGCTACCGATGCTGCTGCCGCTGCTGTACCGGGGCGTCACCGTCGCCCGCGAACAGCTGGTCGGCGCGAAGGCCCGCCGGGTCGGCGTCACCACCGACCAGCTGGCCCGCTTCTCCGGCCACGGCGCGGAACTCAAGGCCCGCATCGACGGAGTCCGCAGCACCCTCGACGAG
Above is a window of Corynebacterium suedekumii DNA encoding:
- a CDS encoding plasmid pRiA4b ORF-3 family protein, translated to MAFRVRVDLLDTSPPVWRRLVIPGALTMDRVHEVLQEAMGWFDSHLHQFWTGTQFDRRELLNNFQVSEKEEGVWEGEVRLDQIIHEVGDILRYDYDFGDGWDHRIKVEEVFVGVADVPEVPLCVTGRKACPPEDCGGTGGYAEMARWVRAGRPDTFDSAWFDPVELRDWLDEDWHPDEFDADRVNVNLAALFGPRPALAAGFQGVLDMFRGRPLLVEEFLRGPEWTTPEEPNPRAVAEIAAPFQLLLQIIGQEGVKLTAQGYLPPAIVQAWGEGMGYHKSWIGNINRESLFPPAGDVHDWTKRLGLARRYKGVLKPTRIGLRAADDPLVVWDALVDSLSTFPDEFQEHAGWMTLVVVGSEVPEGSWVATVRALLTDLGWASDGGGEVPPWNETLRLLNFLDYGDRDGGAEAVAALARGVVKQCEA
- a CDS encoding LysR family transcriptional regulator codes for the protein MSEFTPTDLRGFIAVAESGHLTDTAATLAVPQPTLTRRIRRIERALGADLFDRAGRRMTLNTRGRAFLPHARAMVTELADGTAKVARLMDPERGTVRLDFMHSLGTWLVPDLLRDYRTLHPGVDFRLHQGASLDLVDRVRADAADVALVGPRPAGVGQDLGWHQLRLQRLALAVPEDHPLAEAGPQPVDLRAAAGENFIGMLPGYGTRLLLDRLAGDTGFTPRLVFESMELTTVAGLVSAGLGVALLPLDDPYLAPHGIVLRPLDPPAHRELGLVWRAGSDPAPPVDQFRAFVMGVG
- a CDS encoding MFS transporter, with protein sequence MSETYEGLRRGDRDYRRAVLAMLAAGLASFNALYATQALLPILVDDLGMTPTGAALTVSATTGMLAICIVPASILSERFGRGRILVISALLATAIGLGLPLAPDGATLIALRALQGIAAAGVPAVAMTWLSEEIHPADLGRAMGVYVAGTTVGGLTGRLIPAGMLELVDWRVAVLVSSSVALAIALVMAVLLPHQRRFHPKKIRFGSELAAMLGHLRNPQLVALFATAFLGMGVFVSMYNFFGFRMIDHFGLSPALVGLVFVMYLSGTWSAARAGVIADRHGRGPTMTMCTVLLLVGALACASGWLPLALFGLLVFTASFFAMHSIASSWIGLAATSHRAEASSMYLFSYYAGSSLIGAAAGLVFARLSWTGFVLTLSAVLLLLVGVALLAGRRERRSTILSD
- a CDS encoding TM0106 family RecB-like putative nuclease, translating into MRGERAGLARRAVWERLPVGPARGDSRARRFLRIDIPPVPLDGDSFGAELATLEAVAAQATLITGAVFATDSWRVDVDILARQPDGTYLPVIVSNHRVARSAEGEATPVIATARLGLGGPLDAPYRLRHHVADGYRLALAARALEDLGVDGGWGAAIGQDRTRAFLTPTAPLQPALTAALAEITPERLPTVPRRVKECASCRFWPMCEPELVAMDDISLFLPGDRARAFRDRGITTVTGLIDADLGEPSRLARAWRDGVPLLRRTDTVTAPRADVEIDVDMEAYLDQGAYLWGAFDGAEYHPFATWTPLGGDDEAENFARFWAWLQARRAQAHDLGLSFAAYCWSNHGENHWLTMSARRFGGRRYGDVVVPDEQEVAEFIASDEWIDLFRTVRSQLIGPFGLGLKVVAPEAGYTWADGDFDGEESVNARRLARGVDTQAMEMRERLLRYNGDDCRATAAVRDWLRRGAPGTPRL
- a CDS encoding DUF6474 family protein, which gives rise to MGILETIRKSRARTKAEIKAAKVRARSETKEAAKLELKREQLLAKAEKNLLKEEKKGLKAKRKHERKMAEKTLEQMKQGRINSNNFKRYAGVARLALPMLLPLLYRGVTVAREQLVGAKARRVGVTTDQLARFSGHGAELKARIDGVRSTLDEDYHAHGFVLDVRDRLDELDRAVDNSEFMTADQRRRAHDAISRDIDSVTQEIQDRIRRP